One part of the Bacillota bacterium genome encodes these proteins:
- a CDS encoding NUDIX hydrolase: MSCLPALFAGGGCEIRRLTPTRHSNQHDQSLRNPKGTVAGEPIEQALLREVAEETGLNRFEALHRLTVAYRTWHSEEGGPPNKEEWHVFHLVAPPSSPDTSPPLFKQRQPPGPAEQLDSSQ, translated from the coding sequence ATGTCTTGCCTTCCCGCGCTCTTTGCGGGCGGAGGTTGTGAGATTCGCCGTCTCACCCCGACCCGACACAGCAATCAACACGACCAAAGCCTGCGCAATCCTAAGGGAACGGTGGCTGGTGAGCCGATCGAGCAGGCCCTGCTCCGCGAGGTGGCCGAGGAAACCGGCCTTAACCGATTCGAGGCGCTGCATCGCCTGACCGTGGCCTACCGGACCTGGCACTCGGAAGAGGGCGGCCCCCCGAACAAGGAGGAATGGCACGTGTTCCACCTGGTGGCGCCGCCATCAAGCCCCGACACATCTCCGCCCCTTTTCAAACAGCGGCAGCCGCCCGGCCCCGCCGAGCAGTTGGATAGCTCTCAGTGA
- a CDS encoding LysM peptidoglycan-binding domain-containing protein gives MEVPGNQDFGTSAPLITCGPGCQGGVYTVRPGDTMFFIARRFNVPLEALILCNPQVPNPALIFPGQQLCIPGAPQCSLNCQGGIYTVQPGDTIFTIATKLNVSVDALIGCNPQVPNPNLIFPGQALCTPTGAIPVCGPECQGGIYTVVPGDTMFIIATKLNVPLDQLVACNPQLPNPNLIFPGQKLCIPGVAAPPVPCCLVLRQVVPVPGSNAVGVALVRQLLPPGPTNFAVTVAAHALPSPSDLDNFDAYEAVVVQAGTEFRFRLQPTTETPPTWAGTLANLPPLRVGALVLVRPVNTQTSVPGPAQLSGALANCR, from the coding sequence ATGGAGGTTCCTGGCAATCAGGACTTCGGTACCTCGGCGCCGCTCATCACATGTGGGCCCGGCTGTCAGGGCGGTGTGTACACCGTCCGGCCAGGCGACACCATGTTTTTCATCGCTCGCCGATTCAACGTGCCGCTGGAGGCCCTGATTCTGTGCAATCCCCAGGTTCCGAATCCGGCCCTCATCTTCCCCGGCCAGCAGTTGTGCATCCCTGGCGCACCCCAGTGCAGCCTCAACTGCCAGGGCGGCATCTACACCGTCCAGCCCGGAGACACCATCTTCACCATCGCTACCAAGCTCAACGTTTCCGTAGACGCCCTCATCGGGTGCAACCCGCAGGTTCCCAACCCCAATCTCATCTTCCCGGGCCAGGCGCTGTGCACGCCGACCGGCGCCATCCCGGTCTGCGGGCCCGAGTGCCAGGGCGGCATCTACACGGTCGTACCGGGCGACACCATGTTCATCATCGCCACCAAGCTGAACGTGCCGCTTGACCAGCTCGTCGCCTGCAACCCGCAACTTCCCAACCCGAACCTCATCTTCCCCGGCCAGAAGCTGTGCATCCCGGGCGTCGCGGCGCCGCCTGTGCCGTGCTGCCTGGTCCTGAGGCAGGTCGTGCCCGTGCCCGGCTCCAACGCCGTGGGCGTGGCCCTGGTGCGCCAGCTGCTTCCGCCGGGCCCAACCAACTTCGCGGTCACCGTGGCCGCCCACGCGCTACCCAGCCCCTCTGACCTGGACAACTTCGATGCGTACGAGGCGGTCGTGGTCCAGGCTGGCACGGAGTTCCGCTTCCGGCTCCAGCCGACCACCGAAACGCCACCCACCTGGGCCGGGACCCTGGCCAACCTCCCGCCCCTCAGGGTCGGGGCGTTGGTGCTGGTGCGGCCGGTCAACACCCAGACCAGCGTCCCGGGGCCGGCGCAGCTCAGCGGGGCGCTCGCCAACTGCCGGTGA